In the Candidatus Angelobacter sp. genome, GTTGACGTATAGTCTGCACGGACGCATTTTCAGCGATCCTTGGGAAATTGGCTTCAAAGAAATCCACTGTCGGCTTAATATGCGGCCGTGTCGAAACTGCGGTGCGGAAATGAGCGTGCCGTGGACAAAGGCAAACCCTGCGAGGGGCGCCCGTTCTGCCACGTCCGGCTGTGGAACCGCGCCGGCTGCCAGGCGAAGATGGAATGCGGTAACACATGAACAAGACGATCAGACGAAAAATCCGACTATTGCTGGTGGATGATCATCCGCTTGTGCGGGAGGGCATCCGGTCGTGTCTGTCAACGCGCAAACAACTGGAGATCGTCGGCGAGGCCGCTGACGGACAGGAAGCCATCGCGAAGACGAAGGACCTGAAACCGGACATCGTGTTGATGGACATCAATCTGCCGGGGGCGAACGGCCTGGAGATCACGCGCCAGCTCCGCCGGGACGCGCCCAAGACCAAGGTGTTGATCCTCACCATGCACAACAACAAGGAGTACGTGTTGCAAATCGTCCAGGCCGGCGCGTCGGGGTATGTGTCCAAGGATACGTTGCCCGAGGAATTGGCGCAGGCGATCGAACAGGTGGATCGGGGCGAGGCATTTTTCAGCGCGAGCGTGGCCCGCTTCGTCCTGAACGATTATGTGGCCAGTTCAGTGCGGCGCAAATCCGCTGAAGAAGAACTGTCCGAGCGCGAGCGCGAGGTGCTTGGCCTCATCGCCGACGGAGGCAGCAACAAGGACATCGCGTCGCGACTCGGCTTGAGCGTTCGGACCGTGGAAACCCATCGCGCTCGCATCATGCGAAAATTGGGCATCCGCACGACCGCCGGTCTTACCAAGTTCGCTCTCCGGCACGGCATTGCCACGCTGACGTGATGGAGTCGTGCCGGCGCGGTAATTTCCCTCTTTACGCGGCTTGTCGATTTTCAGTGTCTCAGTACTATACCTTACACGCGACCCCGCACTTTCCTTTTTTGAGGTTTTCCGGTTTTTGTGTCAGCTTGGCCAAGCCTGACTTGGATGATTTGCAATCAATACATCTTGCGTGTTTAGCCGGGCATGAATTCCGTAAGAAGGTTTAAAAAAGTGAAAGGGTGACACAGGACCCAGCGTGGCGCCTCATATTATAGATTCCCGATCCGGATTGCCGCCCATGGCGAGTCCTGGCGGCTCTCGGCTTTTTGCGCTTTGCTTCGCCTGCCATCTCGCTTCTTCACTTCACGTCGTAGCGCCTCGTGGATGCGTCTTTTTTGACCCGACCAGCCGGGATTTCCTTCTGAAACCAGAATCCAAGCATGCCGGACGTACCATTTGCTTTTTACAGGTAAAGGGCGAGGTTGGACGGGTCGCGGATTCGCGCGAGCGCACGCAGAGCCGCGCTCGAAAGGGACGTTATCGGAAAATGACTCAATTAAGGAGTATTCAACTGTTGGGGCACCGACAAAATGACGCGGGCCCGGCGGCCTGCCGTAATTCATCGAGTACCGCCGGCCAAGTCGGTACCTGCGGAATCATTGTGAACGCGGTCGGTCGCGCGAAGAAGCGGGCCCGGGAGCCCGGGGCGGGTGCATCGCTCCGCGAATGAACTGATACATGAAATCGCCTCTGAGCATTCTCCATCTGGAAGACGATCCGCTGGACAGCGAGTTGCTGCGGGCGATGCTCGAAATGGAACGAATCACCGCTGACGTAAAGCAGGTGGACCGGCGCGAACACTTTATCTGCGCCCTGCAGGAGGGCAGGTTCGATTTGATCATTTCCGATTACGCGCTGCCTTCGTTTGATGGCCTCACTGCTCTGGGCCTGGCCCGCGACCATTGCCCGTCTGTTCCGTTCATTTTGTTCTCGGGCACGATCGGAGAGGAGGCTGCCATTGAAAGTCTGCATAATGGGGCGACGGATTACGTGCTCAAACAGCGTCCCGAACGCCTCGCGGCTTCGATTCGGCGGGCTTTGCGCGAATCCGAGGACCGGCGCAGACGCCAGCAGGCCGAGGAAGCGCTGCGTGAACGCGAGGAGTTTTTCCGGCTGATCTCGGAAAACGTGACTGACTTGATCGCGGTGGTTGATCTCAAAGGCCGGCGCGTTTACAACAGCCCGTCCTACAAGTACCTTTTGGGCGATCCGGAAAGACTGCTGGGAACAGACGCGTTCGAGGAGATTCATCCCGAAGACCGCGAGCGCATTCGCCGGGTATTCCGCGAAACAATCGCCGCCGGGACGGGACAACGGGCGGAATTCCGTTTTTTGCTCAGGGACGGAAGTGTTCGCTATATCGAATCGCAGGGCAGCGTGATGCGGGACAAATACGGCAAGATGGCCAACGTGATAGTCGTTTCCCGCGACGTGACCGACCGTAAGAACGCCGAGGCGCAGATCCGGGAACAGGCGGCCCTGCTGGACAAGGCGCAGGACGCGATTTGCGTCACGGACATGGAGCAACGCATCCTCTACTGGAACCGGAGCGCGGAAGCCTTGTACGGCTGGAGTTCGGCCGAGGCGGCGGGCAAACGCGCCAATGAGCTCCTCTTCAAGAAGGATTCCTCGCTGCAAATGGAGGCGTTGAAGAGCCTCATCGCAAAACACGAGTGGAAAGGGGAGTTGCGCCAGATCACCAAGGGAGGCGCGGACATCATCGTCGAAAGCCGGTGGACCCTCGTCCACGACAACGAGGGCCGGCCAAAATCCATTCTCGTCGTCAACACCGACATCACCGAGAAGAAAAAACTCGAGACGCAGTTCTTCCGGTCGCAGCGATTGGAGAACATCGGCATGCTCGCCAGCGGCATCGCCCATGATCTGAACAATGTGCTCGCGCCCATCATGATGGCCGTGCCGATGTTGCGCGAAAACCTTGTCAACCCGGCCGACCAGAACCTGCTCGACATGCTCGACCGCAGCGCGCGGCGCGGCGCCGACCTGGTGCGTCAGATTCTTTCCTTCGCGCGCGGCGTCGAAGGCGAACAAAAGTTGACCCAGGTGCGGCATCTGCTGACCGACCTCGAAAAGATGATCGGCGAGACGTTTCCAAAATCCATCCGGTTCGAAAAGAATATCGAACCGGAGCTCTGGGCGGTCAGTGCCAACGCGACACAAATCCACCAGGTGCTGCTCAACCTTTGCGTCAACGCGAGGGACGCAATGGCCGACGGCGGCAAGCTCGGCATTGTGGCCGCGAACCGCCACCTGGGCGAGCTGGAGACCCGACAGCATCCGGATGTGAAACCGGGGCCGTTTGTGGTGATCACCGTGGCGGACACCGGCTCCGGCATCGCCCCGGAGTTGCTGGGAAAGATTTTCGAGCCGTTCTTCACGACCAAGGAACCGGGCAAGGGCACCGGGCTCGGGCTGGCGACGGTGCGTGGCATTCTCAAAAACCACGGCGGGTTCGTGGACGTGGAAAGCCAGGTCGGCAAGGGCACCCGCTTCACAATCTGTCTGCCGGCGATGGAGCGCCGCTCGTCGCAGACGACGTTTACCCGGGCGGCCCAGATGCCCACCGGCCACGGCGAGATGATCCTGGTCGTGGACGACGAGGAGGCAATCCAGCACATCGCGCGCGCGACGCTGGAGAATTTCGGGTACCGGGTTGTCTGCGCGGGCAACGGCGCGGAGGCGCTCACCGTGTACGATCAGCACCGCGACGAGGTCAAGGCCGTGATCCTGGATTCGATGATGCCGTTCATGGATGGCGCCGCAGCGCTGCGCGCGTTCCGCCAGGTCGCTCCCGCGCTGAAGATCATCGGCGTCAGCGGCCTCGGCGGAGAGGATAGGTCGCCAATGGATGCGGGAGGCGCGCAGGCTTTTCTGACCAAGCCGTACACGACGCACGAGCTGTTGTTGAAGCTGGATGCCGTCCTGCGAAACGGCTGACCGGCCCCTCCACGGATCACGCGCGCCGTGAAGAACCGAGCGCAACCACGCAGGTCTCGTGGCCGGCCAATGAATCCAAACCGGTTCAACAACGGTCTGGATATTCGGCAGATTCTTGCTTTAATGAAGGCAGTGGCGAGTTCCGACCCTGAATGAATCGCGCTGCGAACAAATGAATTCCTCCGCGTTGCCGCCGGGTGATCCGCCTGGGGAGGTGCCGAGAGGCGCACTGTCTAATCGACCGGGCTGGCAATATCTCTATTTTGTTTTGGCCGCCTTCGATTTGATCACCGTTTGCGCGAGCCTGTACCTCGGCCACCGGTTCATGCGCATTTATGGGGACTCGGTGAAGACCAATCACGAGTGGTCGCGGCGATTGGGCAGTTATGCCGATCTGGCCCAACTGGCTGCCGCGGTCAACGCGCCGGGAAATGACATATTCGACTCGCATGATGTCGCCGCCGAATCTGCCAGGATGGAGGCGGCGCTGGCGCGATTCAACGAGAGACTGCGAGCAGTTCGCTCTGAATCGAACTCCAACGTGCCTCCCGAGACGCTCAAGGGATTGTTACCCCGGATGGACGCGGTGCGGGCCGCGATGGATCGCATGGTGACGGATGCGCAAGGGGTCTTCACCTCCTTCAAGGGCAATCTGTCCAAGGATGCGGGGGAACACATGGCGGCCATGGACCGCGAATTCGCCGGCCTGAACACCGCGCTGGTGAGTCTGCGCTCGATCGTGAGAGACATCCAGGACAGGCATTTCACCGCGCAACTGGCCATCGCTTCTTCCGTCCGCAGGTTGGAATACTTTATTGCTGTGGCGATCGCTTTGATGGTCGTGGGCATTGCGGTCTATGGCACCAAGCTTGCCCGGAGCATCGCCGCGGCACGAAACGCCGAGGAAAATGAGCGGGTGGTCGGCGCATTGAAGGCAAGCGAGGAAAAGTACCGCTCCGTCATGGAGTCCGCGAACGACGCCATCCTCATAGCGAACGCGGACGGAAGCATCGTCTCGTGGAACAAGGCGGCGCAAAAGATGTTTGGGTACGCGGACGAGGAGATGGCCGGTCAATCACTGGCGCGCCTGATGCCGAAATTCTGCGATGACCCCCACGGTGAGGGGCCGGGCCATTTTCATCCGACAGGGATGAGCGACGTGACCGGCGGCGCCGTCGAGTTCAGCGGGCGGCGCAAGGACGGGACTGAGTTTCCGCTCGAGCTTTCACTGGCAACCTGGGAAAGCGGAGCGCGACGCTACTTTAACGGAACCATCCGGGATATCACGGAGCGGAAAAAGGCGGAACAGGAACGCGCGGACCAGGCGCGGCTGGATGCGTTCCATGCGGATGTGAACCAGGCGTTGAACCGTTGCCAGAGCGTCCCCGTGATGCTCCAGGAGTGCACCGTCGCGATGCACGCGCATCTGGAGGCTGCCCTCGCGCGGATCTGGATCCTTGATGAAACACGCGTGATGCTGGTTCTGCGGGCCAGCGCCGGCATGTACACACACCTTGATGGTCCGCACAGCCGTGTGCCGCTCGGCAAGTTCAAAATCGGACTCATCGCCGAGGAGAAAAAACCGTGGGTGACGGACGACGTGCCCAACGATCCCCGCATCAGCAACAAACAATGGGCCATCTCCGAGGGAATCGTTTCTTTTGCCGGTTACCCTTTGTTCGCCGGCCAGGACTGCGTCGGGGTCGTCGCGATGTTCGCGCGCCGGCGGATTCCATCGCGGACCCTGGAAGCCCTGGCGGCAATCACCCCGTCCATCGCGCAGTCCGTCGAGCACCTGCGCGCTCAAGAACAATTGAAACAGGCCAAGGAAGCGGCGGAATCCGCCAGCCGGGCCAAAGGTGAATTCCTGGCCAATATGAGTCACGAAATCCGGACGCCCATGAACGCCATCATTGGGATGACCGATCTCGCGTTGAATACGGCGCTGTCGGAGACACAACGGCATTACCTGGAGACGGTGAAGAACTCCGCTGATTCGCTGCTGAGTCTGCTCAATGACATTCTTGATTTCTCGAAGATCGAAGCCGGTCGCCTGGAACTGGAGAAACTCGATTTCTCGCTTCGCGAGCAACTTGGCGCAACGATCAAAACACTCGCCGTCAAGGCGCACGAAAAAGGGCTCGAGCTGTCCTTGCGCATACCGCCGGAGGTGCCCGACTCCTGGCGCGGCGACGTGCATCGTCTGCGACAGGTCGTTGTCAATCTGGTGGGCAATGCCATCAAGTTCACTGAGGCCGGAGAAGTGTCGGTCCAGGTCGGCGCGGAGGGAGTCGGCGCGGACGCGCCTGAGCGCCCGGTGGCTGCCATTGGCGGCTCGGTGCTTTCCACGCCACCGGCGGCGGAAAGGAATTCGTTTCTATATTTCGTGGTCCGGGACACTGGCATTGGCATCCCGCGGAACCGGCTGCGCCACATTTTCAAGGAGTTTTCCCAGGCCGACAGTTCGGTGACGAGAAAGTATGGCGGGACGGGACTGGGCCTGTCCATTTCACGCCGGTTGATCGAACTGATGGGCGGCAGCATCTGGGTCGAGAGCGACGAAGGCATGGGCAGCACCTTCCATTTCATCATGAAACTCGAGCCCGGCAGCGGTCCGCCGCGCGTTCCAGTTGCGCCGGAGGAATTGAACGGCCTGCGTTTGCTGGTGGTGGACGACAATCAGAGCAGCCGCGCAATTCTGGCCGAGGTGCTGCGGAGCTGGCGCGTGGAGCCGGTCGCCGTCAACACCGCAGAGGCTGCAATGGCGGAGTTGCAATCGGCCGCCGGGCAGGGCAGGCCGTTCAGACTCGCCCTCGTGGACGCCATCATGCCGGGAACGGACGGTTTTACCCTGGCGTCATGGATCAAAAACCATCCCGACCTGGCCGAAGCCACGATTTTGATGGTCAGGTCGGCGCGTCAACCCGGCGACACCGAGCGCATTGAAGCCACCGGGGCCGCCGCGTCGGTGGCAAAACCCGTTCAACCGCTCGAACTGCTCGACGCCCTGCTCAATGCGCTGGGCGCCCGTGAAACCAGGCTGCGTCTTGCGGAAACGAAAGAGACCGCTTGGAAAGCCCGGCCATCGGGCACCGGACTGAGCATTCTCCTGGCCGAAGATCATCCGGTGAACCGCGAGCTGGCGGTTACGATCCTGACGCAGGAAGGACACCGTGTGATCGAGGCCGGCAACGGCAAGGAGGCGCTGGCTCTGGCCACGCGCCACAGATTTGATCTGGTTTTGATGGACGTGCAGATGCCTGAAATGGACGGATTGGAAGCCACCCGCCTGATCCGGGCGCACGAGGAGCAGTCCGGCCGGCATCTGCCGATCATCGCGCTGACCGCTCACGCGATGAAGGGAGACCGGGAAACGTGCCTTGCCGCTGGCGCCGACGCATATCTGAGCAAACCTGTGAAACGTCGCGAATTGCTGGAAGCGATCGGGAGCCTCGTGCATCCGTCGGTCGCGGACGTCCACCGGGCCCCTGCGCCGGCGGTGTCGGAGGAAATGAATTTCGACCGCGAACGTCTGCTGGAGCAACTGGGCGGTGGTGAGGAGATGGTTCAGAAACTGGTCCAGATGTTTTTGGAAATGCTGCCGAACCATCTGGCCGAGCTCCGCAACGCCGCGACAAAAGGAGACCACCTGGTGCTTTCGCGCGTGGCGCACATGTTGAAGGGCGCGATTGCCAATTTCGGCACCGGCCCGGCGCACGCCGCCGCCGCCCGCCTCGAGCAATCGGCGAAGAAATCGGATCTGCCCGGGATCGCCTCGGCCCGGGCCGATTTCGAAAATCAGTTGGACAAACTGGTGGGCGAATTGAAAGGATACCCGGGCCGGGGTTCGGGGAAGGGAAACGCAGGTTGATGAAAATACTCATTGCCGAAGATGATCCGGTGTCCAACGAGATGCTCGGCTTCCTGCTGCGGCAATGGGGCTACGAGGTCGTCTCCACGCGCAATGGCGCCGAGGCCTGGGCCGCCATGCAGGCAAGCGGCGCGCCGTCGCTCGCGGTCCTGGACTGGCAGATGCCCGAGTTGGACGGTGTCGAAGTGTGCCGCCGCGTCCGTCTTCGGGCTGAACTCAAGCACGCGTATTTGTTGATCCTGACCAGCATGTCGCGGCCCGACGAGATTGTCACCGGACTCGAGGCGGGTGCAAACGATTACATCATCAAACCGTTCAAGGCGCCCGAGCTGCGCGCGCGGTTGAGCGTCGGCGCGCGCGTGGTCGAGTTGCAATTGGAACTCGCGGATCGCGTTGCGGAACTGGAGAAGGCGCTTTCCGAGGTCAAACAACTGCGCGGCATTCTGCCCATCTGCGCCTATTGCAAGAAAATCCGCGACGACCAGAATTATTGGCAGCAGGTGGAAAGCTACTTCACCGCGCACACCGACGCCAGATTCAGCCACAGCTTTTGTCCGGACTGCTACGAAAAGATCATCAAACCACAACTCGACGGGCTGGGGATAGAGCCGGAGAAAGACTGATCATCCGCGTCGCCCCCGCTGACGCCGCACTTGCCCTCCCGGGCAACCTTCAAAGCGGCTGACGCCTCCGCGCTTTACATCAGCTTCAGCAAAGTGTCCGCCATTTCGGACGGCGTGGCCGCGACGCCGATGCCGGCGTCCTTGAATGCGGCGATCTTCGCCGCCGCCGTGCCTTTGCCGCCGCTGACGATGGCGCCGGCGTGGCCCATGCGCCTTCCCGGCGGAGCGGTCGCGCCCGCGATGAATCCCGCCACCGGTTTCCTGCAATTCTTTTTGATCCACTCGGCGGCTTCTTCCTCCGCGCTGCCGCCAATCTCGCCAATCATGATGATGCCGTGCGTGTCCGGATCGTCGTTGAACAGTTTGATCACGTCGAGGTGCGATGTGCCGTTGACCGGATCGCCACCGATGCCGACGCACGTGGACTGACCGACGCCGCGGCAGGTGAGTTGCCAGACCGCTTCATAAGTCAGCGTGCCGCTGCGCGACACCACGCCCACGTGGCCCTTCTTGTGAATGTAACCGGGCGCTATGCCGATGCGG is a window encoding:
- a CDS encoding response regulator transcription factor, which codes for MKILIAEDDPVSNEMLGFLLRQWGYEVVSTRNGAEAWAAMQASGAPSLAVLDWQMPELDGVEVCRRVRLRAELKHAYLLILTSMSRPDEIVTGLEAGANDYIIKPFKAPELRARLSVGARVVELQLELADRVAELEKALSEVKQLRGILPICAYCKKIRDDQNYWQQVESYFTAHTDARFSHSFCPDCYEKIIKPQLDGLGIEPEKD
- a CDS encoding response regulator transcription factor — encoded protein: MNKTIRRKIRLLLVDDHPLVREGIRSCLSTRKQLEIVGEAADGQEAIAKTKDLKPDIVLMDINLPGANGLEITRQLRRDAPKTKVLILTMHNNKEYVLQIVQAGASGYVSKDTLPEELAQAIEQVDRGEAFFSASVARFVLNDYVASSVRRKSAEEELSEREREVLGLIADGGSNKDIASRLGLSVRTVETHRARIMRKLGIRTTAGLTKFALRHGIATLT
- a CDS encoding response regulator yields the protein MNSSALPPGDPPGEVPRGALSNRPGWQYLYFVLAAFDLITVCASLYLGHRFMRIYGDSVKTNHEWSRRLGSYADLAQLAAAVNAPGNDIFDSHDVAAESARMEAALARFNERLRAVRSESNSNVPPETLKGLLPRMDAVRAAMDRMVTDAQGVFTSFKGNLSKDAGEHMAAMDREFAGLNTALVSLRSIVRDIQDRHFTAQLAIASSVRRLEYFIAVAIALMVVGIAVYGTKLARSIAAARNAEENERVVGALKASEEKYRSVMESANDAILIANADGSIVSWNKAAQKMFGYADEEMAGQSLARLMPKFCDDPHGEGPGHFHPTGMSDVTGGAVEFSGRRKDGTEFPLELSLATWESGARRYFNGTIRDITERKKAEQERADQARLDAFHADVNQALNRCQSVPVMLQECTVAMHAHLEAALARIWILDETRVMLVLRASAGMYTHLDGPHSRVPLGKFKIGLIAEEKKPWVTDDVPNDPRISNKQWAISEGIVSFAGYPLFAGQDCVGVVAMFARRRIPSRTLEALAAITPSIAQSVEHLRAQEQLKQAKEAAESASRAKGEFLANMSHEIRTPMNAIIGMTDLALNTALSETQRHYLETVKNSADSLLSLLNDILDFSKIEAGRLELEKLDFSLREQLGATIKTLAVKAHEKGLELSLRIPPEVPDSWRGDVHRLRQVVVNLVGNAIKFTEAGEVSVQVGAEGVGADAPERPVAAIGGSVLSTPPAAERNSFLYFVVRDTGIGIPRNRLRHIFKEFSQADSSVTRKYGGTGLGLSISRRLIELMGGSIWVESDEGMGSTFHFIMKLEPGSGPPRVPVAPEELNGLRLLVVDDNQSSRAILAEVLRSWRVEPVAVNTAEAAMAELQSAAGQGRPFRLALVDAIMPGTDGFTLASWIKNHPDLAEATILMVRSARQPGDTERIEATGAAASVAKPVQPLELLDALLNALGARETRLRLAETKETAWKARPSGTGLSILLAEDHPVNRELAVTILTQEGHRVIEAGNGKEALALATRHRFDLVLMDVQMPEMDGLEATRLIRAHEEQSGRHLPIIALTAHAMKGDRETCLAAGADAYLSKPVKRRELLEAIGSLVHPSVADVHRAPAPAVSEEMNFDRERLLEQLGGGEEMVQKLVQMFLEMLPNHLAELRNAATKGDHLVLSRVAHMLKGAIANFGTGPAHAAAARLEQSAKKSDLPGIASARADFENQLDKLVGELKGYPGRGSGKGNAG
- a CDS encoding PAS domain S-box protein — its product is MKSPLSILHLEDDPLDSELLRAMLEMERITADVKQVDRREHFICALQEGRFDLIISDYALPSFDGLTALGLARDHCPSVPFILFSGTIGEEAAIESLHNGATDYVLKQRPERLAASIRRALRESEDRRRRQQAEEALREREEFFRLISENVTDLIAVVDLKGRRVYNSPSYKYLLGDPERLLGTDAFEEIHPEDRERIRRVFRETIAAGTGQRAEFRFLLRDGSVRYIESQGSVMRDKYGKMANVIVVSRDVTDRKNAEAQIREQAALLDKAQDAICVTDMEQRILYWNRSAEALYGWSSAEAAGKRANELLFKKDSSLQMEALKSLIAKHEWKGELRQITKGGADIIVESRWTLVHDNEGRPKSILVVNTDITEKKKLETQFFRSQRLENIGMLASGIAHDLNNVLAPIMMAVPMLRENLVNPADQNLLDMLDRSARRGADLVRQILSFARGVEGEQKLTQVRHLLTDLEKMIGETFPKSIRFEKNIEPELWAVSANATQIHQVLLNLCVNARDAMADGGKLGIVAANRHLGELETRQHPDVKPGPFVVITVADTGSGIAPELLGKIFEPFFTTKEPGKGTGLGLATVRGILKNHGGFVDVESQVGKGTRFTICLPAMERRSSQTTFTRAAQMPTGHGEMILVVDDEEAIQHIARATLENFGYRVVCAGNGAEALTVYDQHRDEVKAVILDSMMPFMDGAAALRAFRQVAPALKIIGVSGLGGEDRSPMDAGGAQAFLTKPYTTHELLLKLDAVLRNG
- the sucD gene encoding succinate--CoA ligase subunit alpha translates to MSILVTPQTKVLVQGITGSFGARHTKLSLEYGSQIVAGVTPGKGGQLFENKVPIFDTVAEAAKQTGATASAIFVPPPFAADAILEAVDAGLDLVVCITEGIPVNDMVKVKRAMEGRKTRLIGPNCPGIVTPGEGRDSFGGCRIGIAPGYIHKKGHVGVVSRSGTLTYEAVWQLTCRGVGQSTCVGIGGDPVNGTSHLDVIKLFNDDPDTHGIIMIGEIGGSAEEEAAEWIKKNCRKPVAGFIAGATAPPGRRMGHAGAIVSGGKGTAAAKIAAFKDAGIGVAATPSEMADTLLKLM